The genomic region AGGCGCGATCTCAAGGTTGCAATAGCGCGTCGGCCTGCTTTCAAGTCAGTTATCATAGCTGTGTACCGATCCGCATCACCCGACAGCAAGTCCCTCATCGAGGGTCTGATCTCCGAGTATGATCCGAGCTACCTTCGAGGTCCTTAGTTTGTCCCCGGAGAATAGACGGCTTCGCTGCGCCTGCGAATAGATCCGCAACGCGCCACGCCCGCGCCTATTCGAGACATCGATCTCGCGTTGCGAGTGTCCAAAAGCGAAGCATGAGAATTCAAATTTCATAGTTTATCTTAGATGATTTTTTTCTTGATAAAATTAATAGATCTATAATAAATTAAATTATACCCGAAATATCGAACCACCTCTCGCAATGAATTTTGTCAACCGAGATGTCAGAAATCGTGGCAGCCCCGTGGCTAGCCTCGGGCTAGATTTGTCGGGGACTGCGGAGCGAAAATGGCCGGTCCGATACGAGTGGATTGAATTGGTCGCGCTTTGCGCGGACGCGGCAACCATCCTGTTCGCAGGTATTTTTTCCACATTGCTCTACCAGCTCCATAACGGCGGAGCCGCCGGCGATGGGGGTAAGGTCTTGGGCTCCGCTATCCTTGCGACTGTAATCTTCGTTTCGGTATGGAAGGCAAACGGTCTGTATAGAGTGACTGAACTCCTGGCGCTGCGAAGCCAAATCCGCCGCGTGTGCATGGCTTGGGGATGGTTACTTCTTCTCGCCGGCATGATGGACACATTCAATTTTTGCCCTGACTTGTCCCAAGGGGCTGGCCCGCTCTTTGCCATACTCGGTTTGCTCGCGTTGATCGCCGAGCGGTATACTACGAGGGCATTGCTGCTCAGGTGCGTCACCGGAAGAAAGTTCGCCAGCACGAACATCGTTCTGATCAGCGATCAGCCGCTGTCCAAAAATGCAGGCCTGCCCGAAGCCCTGGCTATGCACGGTTATTCCGTCAAGCGACGGTTCAGCCTACCCCCAATTGGCTTCGGTCCTGCCGGTCGGAGGCGGCTGGGTTCCCGGGTGATCGACTACGTTCGCAACACTCGGCTCGACCACGTGGTGGTCGAAGCCAGCCCGGAACGATGGCCCGAGCTCCGGGCCTTTGTTGCCGAGTTGCGGGTATTGCCGTTCCCGATCATGTTCGTGCCGGTCGGCACAACAGCCGAATTGCTTCGACATCCTACGCGCAGCCTTGGAAGTGCCGTTTGCGTAGAATTGCAGCGCGGAGCCCTTACCCCGTTCGAGTGCGCGACTAAACGAATCGTCGATATTCTTGGCGCGGGCCTCGCTTTGGCAATAGCCGCACCGCTGCTTGCGCTTGCCGCAATCGCGATCAAGCTGGATTCTCCCGGCCCCGTGTTGTTCCGACAAAAACGCTGTGGCTTCAATGGTCGGACATTCTTGATCCGCAAATTTCGGACCATGCATGTGCTCGAGGATGGTCCCGTGATCCTTCAGGCCACCCCCGTCGACCAACGCATCACCCGCGTGGGCAGGTGGCTACGTCGGACAAGTTTCGATGAATTGCCGCAGCTGCTGAATGTGCTCGAGGGCAGCATGTCCTTGGTGGGGCCGCGCCCGCACGCCTTGGCCCACGACGGACAGTTTGACAAGCTCGTGCGAAACTACGCCTTTCGTCGCAGGGTCAGGCCAGGATTGACCGGATGGGCCCAGATCCACGGCTGCCGCGGCGCAACACCCACAGCATCCATGATCGAAGCACGTGTACAATACGACCTCTGGTATATCGATAATTGGAGTCTTCGGCTGGATCTCGCAATCCTGCTGCAAACTCCGCTGGAGGTCTTGCGAGGCCGCAACGCCTACTAGGCTCGATCCCCGCTCCGGCGCCCTGCTGGCGCAGCCTCACGCGCGCTGCCGAAGCTTCGGAGTCGCTGCCGCGATGCGAAACTCCTCGATCCGACGGCCGGATTTCATGGCCGCAACCAACCACCGCGGCCGCTTGCCACGTCCTGACCAGGTTTCGGAAGTCTGAGGATTGCGGTACTTGGGCAGCACGCGCGGATATTTGCGCCTCTGCTTGCCGGTCGGGGAGACGCCCGCTGCTTCGGCCAACACAGCCATCCCCCCGCCGAGAACCGCCAGGCGTTTCTCCAGTTCCTGCTTCTCCGCCTTGATCCGATCCGACAAGATGCCGCTAATCTCCTCGTGAAGCGACCAGAGATCATCGAGGGACATCTCTTCGAGCTCGAGCTTCTTAGTCGACATGCCGGCACCCTGTGGTTGCGCTCATTTAATATCATCCCGACTTGGTAATCAACACCCAGGTTGGGTCAGTGTAGAAAAACGTGGAACTGGACGGGCGAGTTTCGGTGCCCCACATAGCTGCGTCGCTGGTTCCAATCAAGATCAAAAAGCATTTATCCGCTGAATTTAACGGCGGCTGTAACAACGCGCCATACAACCGAGGCTCTGTTCAAGCGAGCAGTGTGTGCGCAAGAGCCCCTGCTCCGCTGCGCCCTCGACGCATATGACCGGCGCGCTAGACTGCTTTTCTCGGTTGGCAATCCTTCTAAAATCCGGCCGTCCGCCCGCCGCAATGGCGCTTATGATTGCGATTTCTACCAGCGCCAATTGTCACAGGTGGTTTCGTAACTCCGATGGATTGTTATCGGCCGCGGCCGAAGGAGGATGGACCGACTGATCGCCACTTGAAGGCGGACCAGTGGACTGGACCACTGATAATCTCCGTTGCTTCTCCTCGTGCCTTCAGCAAGATTTCCTCGCCCTTGGAATAAATGGATGAAAATAATCCTCGCTATATATATTAAATAATTATATCATTTATTTATTGTCGCGCGATTTTTGAAGTCCAAGCCTTGCTCCCTGTCCATTGTCGGGCGCGTGATTCGACGCAGCTGGGGACTGGTAGCAAGGTGCCGGTCGAACGGTGCCGAGAATACTATGCGAAGGCAGGATCTCGAAGCCATGGATTTTGAAGAACTTTGGCTCCTCCACGAGGAGCTGACAAAGATTCTGGCTGAAAAGATCACAGCCGAAAAGCGGGAATTGGAAAAGCGCCTGGCGCAACTCAATCAGACGGATCAATTAGGCGCGACGGAGGGTGGGGCGACAGCGGCTGGCTCAAGTCAGGCCCCTCGGCGTAAATACCCGAAGGTCGTTCCGAAATACTTCAACCCCCTCAAGCCCACAGAGACCTGGTCCGGGCGTGGCAAACAGCCACGCTGGTTGGTCGCAGCGCTCCAATCGGGGCACACGCTGGAGGAGTTCAGGATCCCCGAGAACGGCGAAGCGCCGAGCCGGAATGCTGGAGGTCACGAGCATTGATGGCGGCGCCCCCCGCAAATACTGTTAGGAGCGAAATGTTGGCTCCATTCGCTGCGCTCCCAGTCGATTGAAGACGTCAGCCCTGGGGATTTGCCAGGCACACCGAAGGCGCTCCTGGTTTAGACCTTCCCTGCGCGCTCGGCGAAGGCCGTCTTCAACAGGAACTGCACGGTGCCCACTCTCGGCAAGGACCACAGTCCACGTGGATGCGCGGCGGCTTGCCGGGCGCCGCGTGCCGCTTTCCGGTAATTTCCGAGATCCAGCGCCATCAATGCGAGGAAGGGAACGCGCGTAGCCGGAAACCGTGCTTGCATCGACTGTCGCATGAACTGCAGGCGAGGGATCAGTCGGGAGCGTAACGCGCGCGGAATATCGACGCCAAGCAGCTCGGCAAGAGCAATCAGCTGGGTTTCAACCGCG from Bradyrhizobium sp. CB1015 harbors:
- a CDS encoding exopolysaccharide biosynthesis polyprenyl glycosylphosphotransferase, with translation MNFVNRDVRNRGSPVASLGLDLSGTAERKWPVRYEWIELVALCADAATILFAGIFSTLLYQLHNGGAAGDGGKVLGSAILATVIFVSVWKANGLYRVTELLALRSQIRRVCMAWGWLLLLAGMMDTFNFCPDLSQGAGPLFAILGLLALIAERYTTRALLLRCVTGRKFASTNIVLISDQPLSKNAGLPEALAMHGYSVKRRFSLPPIGFGPAGRRRLGSRVIDYVRNTRLDHVVVEASPERWPELRAFVAELRVLPFPIMFVPVGTTAELLRHPTRSLGSAVCVELQRGALTPFECATKRIVDILGAGLALAIAAPLLALAAIAIKLDSPGPVLFRQKRCGFNGRTFLIRKFRTMHVLEDGPVILQATPVDQRITRVGRWLRRTSFDELPQLLNVLEGSMSLVGPRPHALAHDGQFDKLVRNYAFRRRVRPGLTGWAQIHGCRGATPTASMIEARVQYDLWYIDNWSLRLDLAILLQTPLEVLRGRNAY
- a CDS encoding H-NS histone family protein produces the protein MSTKKLELEEMSLDDLWSLHEEISGILSDRIKAEKQELEKRLAVLGGGMAVLAEAAGVSPTGKQRRKYPRVLPKYRNPQTSETWSGRGKRPRWLVAAMKSGRRIEEFRIAAATPKLRQRA
- a CDS encoding H-NS histone family protein gives rise to the protein MRRQDLEAMDFEELWLLHEELTKILAEKITAEKRELEKRLAQLNQTDQLGATEGGATAAGSSQAPRRKYPKVVPKYFNPLKPTETWSGRGKQPRWLVAALQSGHTLEEFRIPENGEAPSRNAGGHEH